Proteins encoded within one genomic window of Williamwhitmania taraxaci:
- a CDS encoding SiaB family protein kinase codes for MITETTLLTHNGPLSYEAIGLLLNKMTTILDDYGMNITIKKKVYAAIVEGLENIYRHQDVVLDGDIIAHTPIFNLGIDSKNFTISAANSLLNAKVPNLKQRLDLVNSLDRTGLKELYKNTILHNAVNNRGGAGLGIINIAKVSENKIGFSFEKINDKYMLFSIDITICHQ; via the coding sequence GTGATTACAGAGACAACATTACTTACACACAACGGGCCTTTAAGCTATGAAGCAATAGGCCTTCTCTTGAATAAGATGACAACCATCTTAGACGATTATGGTATGAATATTACCATTAAGAAGAAGGTGTACGCCGCCATTGTAGAAGGCCTCGAAAACATCTATCGACACCAAGATGTAGTGTTAGATGGCGACATCATAGCGCACACACCTATATTTAACCTCGGTATCGACTCAAAGAACTTTACTATTTCGGCTGCAAATAGTTTGCTTAATGCTAAAGTTCCAAACTTGAAGCAGCGCCTTGACTTAGTAAATTCGCTAGACCGGACCGGACTCAAAGAGCTATACAAAAACACAATTTTGCATAATGCCGTGAATAACAGAGGTGGCGCAGGCTTAGGAATAATTAACATTGCTAAGGTATCCGAAAATAAGATTGGCTTTTCGTTTGAAAAAATCAACGATAAGTACATGCTGTTTTCCATAGACATTACCATATGTCACCAGTAA
- a CDS encoding DUF1987 domain-containing protein — translation MKPLIIEPTEFTPDVNFNPSKHTLDIAGFSRPENVIGYYKPVVTWIQDYIDETFTNNKEFDKPVIITNFRMTYFNSSSAKFLLDILFELRKVHDMGNKIVVNWYYESDDDEIKESGEELSDLVCIPFNYFAY, via the coding sequence ATGAAGCCTTTAATAATCGAACCAACAGAATTCACACCCGATGTGAATTTTAATCCCTCAAAGCACACCCTTGACATCGCAGGATTCTCGAGGCCAGAGAATGTTATTGGCTATTACAAACCAGTGGTTACTTGGATTCAAGATTACATAGATGAAACCTTCACGAACAACAAGGAATTCGACAAGCCCGTAATCATCACGAACTTCCGCATGACCTATTTTAACTCCTCTTCAGCTAAATTTCTACTCGACATACTTTTTGAACTCAGGAAGGTTCACGATATGGGCAACAAAATTGTGGTAAACTGGTACTACGAATCCGATGATGATGAGATTAAGGAATCGGGCGAAGAACTCTCGGACTTAGTTTGCATCCCGTTTAATTACTTCGCTTACTAG
- the lpxA gene encoding acyl-ACP--UDP-N-acetylglucosamine O-acyltransferase codes for MNQPLAYIHPEAKIGANVVVEPFAYISKNVEIGEGTWIGPNTTILDNVKIGKNCKIFPGAVIGAIPQDLKFKGEESFVEIGDNTTIRECVTVNRGTAARVKTIVGNNCLLMAYVHVAHDSIVGNNVILGNGTQLAGEVEIDDFAILSAHVLVHQFVRIGSHVMVSGGALVRKDIPPYVKAGKEPLCYVGLNTIGLRRRGFNPEQVAEIHEIFRTIYQKGLNVSQGIEWIENNIPSNPDRDYIVNFIKGSKRGIIRSGLKTGSSVAEEDD; via the coding sequence ATGAATCAGCCACTGGCATATATTCATCCCGAAGCGAAAATTGGGGCTAATGTAGTTGTGGAGCCTTTCGCCTACATTAGTAAAAATGTGGAAATTGGAGAAGGGACTTGGATAGGCCCAAACACCACTATTCTCGACAATGTGAAAATTGGAAAGAATTGTAAAATATTCCCAGGAGCAGTAATCGGAGCAATTCCTCAAGACCTTAAATTTAAAGGAGAAGAGAGTTTCGTGGAAATTGGCGACAATACCACCATCCGCGAATGTGTTACCGTGAACAGAGGCACTGCCGCAAGGGTGAAAACGATAGTTGGAAACAATTGCCTTTTGATGGCCTATGTGCATGTGGCTCACGACAGCATTGTGGGTAACAATGTAATCCTCGGGAATGGCACTCAACTTGCCGGAGAGGTGGAAATTGACGATTTTGCCATACTAAGTGCCCACGTTCTGGTGCACCAGTTTGTAAGAATTGGTTCCCATGTAATGGTTTCTGGAGGAGCGTTGGTTCGTAAGGATATTCCACCCTACGTAAAAGCAGGAAAAGAACCGCTCTGCTACGTTGGTTTAAATACGATTGGACTACGACGCCGAGGATTTAACCCAGAACAGGTTGCCGAAATCCATGAGATTTTCCGTACAATCTATCAAAAGGGGCTGAATGTATCGCAAGGAATTGAGTGGATCGAAAACAACATCCCTTCCAATCCCGACCGAGACTACATCGTGAACTTCATCAAGGGATCCAAACGCGGCATTATTCGAAGCGGTCTCAAAACTGGAAGTTCCGTAGCCGAGGAAGATGATTAA